A genome region from Euphorbia lathyris chromosome 4, ddEupLath1.1, whole genome shotgun sequence includes the following:
- the LOC136225431 gene encoding uncharacterized protein, translating to MDSCSVIMADSLPDLQYCLPTEFFTEIDRVIDFPIDFPYEFDSSGLADSTETESSDEDDSAVGLTRSLIQQLDYELKKNRTASGSPKSTLCGIGGWSMSRNGGLSPPTTPLGTRYDKSEPIYAGAGDVLRLKNGVSNQTTGIYSSQGFVYGVSQLPNQDQLNRSYSVWGTQQLKAESPHLPQNQIQNRGTSTAGYQNGRFVRPLGLPQSAWPPLQVQKNKHRSPASSTPAFLSGSGVKSCAGTGVFLPRRFNDSVHIKKSAKVEDIDRRANSCQSLNGAFASKHDHASIATTKSGLLAQHKSNLQTENAVKNEICLPQEWIY from the exons ATGGATTCATGTTCTGTAATCATGGCTGACTCACTTCCAGATTTACAATACTGCCTCCCAACTGAGTTTTTCACTGAGATAGACCGAGTCATCGACTTTCCGATTGACTTCCCTTACGAGTTCGACTCCTCTGGTCTAGCTGACTCCACCGAGACGGAAAGCAGCGACGAAGATGATTCCGCAGTTGGATTGACTCGGTCTCTGATTCAGCAACTCGATTATGAACTTAAG AAGAACAGGACTGCATCTGGTTCACCGAAATCGACTCTCTGCGGAATCGGAGGTTGGTCGATGTCGCGCAACGGCGGGCTCTCGCCTCCGACGACGCCTCTTGGCACCAGATATGATAAATCGGAACCGATATATGCAGGCGCCGGCGATGTTTTGCGGTTGAAAAATGGCGTAAGCAATCAAACTACGGGGATTTACTCGAGTCAGGGATTTGTGTACGGTGTTTCGCAGTTGCCGAACCAGGATCAGTTGAATCGTTCTTATTCTGTTTGGGGAACGCAACAATTGAAAGCAGAGTCGCCTCATCTTCCGCAAAATCAAATCCAAAACAGAGGAACAAGTACTGCGGGCTACCAAAATGGCAGATTCGTGCGTCCTCTAGGTCTGCCACAGTCTGCTTGGCCGCCTCTACAAGTTCAGAAAAACAAACACCGTTCTCCGGCGAGTTCCACCCCTGCTTTTCTGAGCGGATCTGGTGTTAAAAGTTGTGCCGGCACCGGCGTTTTCTTGCCTCGCAGATTTAACGATTCCGTTCATATTAAGAAATCAG CCAAGGTTGAAGACATAGACAGGCGTGCCAATAGCTGTCAAAGCTTGAATGGTGCTTTTGCCTCTAAACATG ATCATGCATCTATAGCTACAACCAAAAGTGGCTTGCTGGCACAGCACAAGTCGAATTTACAGACGGAAAATGCTGTCAAGAATGAGATTTGTCTTCCTCAGGAATGGATATATTGA